One window of the Shewanella khirikhana genome contains the following:
- a CDS encoding DUF2909 family protein, translating to MVTLFKSVLVLLLLFIIFNLGRALYIMVKGDNSVPMSRFLGRRVALSGLVVLLLLIALAMGWIAPHPRPY from the coding sequence ATGGTCACGCTCTTCAAGTCTGTGCTGGTTTTGCTGCTGCTTTTCATTATTTTCAATCTCGGCAGAGCGCTTTACATCATGGTCAAGGGCGACAACTCTGTGCCCATGAGCCGCTTTCTCGGCCGCCGGGTGGCACTTTCCGGCCTGGTGGTACTGTTATTACTGATTGCGCTGGCCATGGGGTGGATAGCGCCCCACCCCCGGCCTTACTGA
- a CDS encoding cytochrome c oxidase subunit 3, with the protein MTSKPQNYYVPSQSGWPIVGAIGLFLIAFGAGNYVHQLKSGGSGGGYILLLGIAVILFMMVGWFRNVIDESMSGLYSGQMDRSFRQGMSWFIFSEVMFFAAFFGALFYARMVAVPWLGGASNNAMTHEVLWPTFEAVWPLETTPGGTQTQAMGWTGLPLINTILLLTSSFTLHFAHVSLEKGKRTALTLWLGLTILLGLSFLTLQAEEYIHAYTEMGLTLASGVYGNTFFLLTGFHGMHVTLGTIFLLVLFFRVLKGHFSADNHFAFQAGSWYWHFVDVVWLCLFVFVYVL; encoded by the coding sequence ATGACAAGCAAGCCTCAAAACTATTATGTGCCCAGCCAAAGCGGCTGGCCCATCGTCGGAGCCATCGGCCTATTCCTGATTGCCTTTGGTGCCGGCAATTATGTCCATCAACTTAAATCGGGCGGCAGCGGCGGCGGATATATCCTGCTACTGGGGATTGCCGTGATCCTGTTTATGATGGTGGGCTGGTTCAGAAACGTGATTGACGAGTCCATGTCCGGACTCTATTCGGGGCAAATGGATCGCTCTTTCCGTCAAGGGATGAGCTGGTTCATCTTCTCTGAAGTGATGTTTTTCGCCGCCTTCTTTGGCGCACTCTTTTACGCCCGTATGGTAGCGGTACCCTGGCTTGGCGGCGCCTCCAACAACGCCATGACCCACGAAGTGCTGTGGCCTACCTTTGAGGCCGTGTGGCCGCTGGAAACCACCCCCGGCGGCACCCAAACCCAGGCCATGGGTTGGACCGGGCTGCCACTCATCAACACCATACTGCTGCTCACATCCTCTTTTACTCTGCACTTTGCCCATGTGTCGCTGGAGAAAGGTAAGCGCACCGCACTGACACTGTGGCTGGGGCTCACCATTCTGCTGGGTCTGAGCTTCCTGACATTGCAGGCAGAAGAGTACATCCATGCCTACACCGAAATGGGGCTGACACTGGCCTCCGGGGTTTATGGCAACACCTTCTTTTTGCTCACAGGTTTTCACGGCATGCACGTAACCCTGGGCACCATCTTCCTGTTGGTGCTGTTTTTCAGGGTTCTCAAAGGGCATTTCAGTGCCGACAACCACTTCGCCTTCCAGGCGGGGAGCTGGTACTGGCACTTCGTCGACGTGGTGTGGCTGTGTTTGTTTGTATTCGTGTACGTGCTGTAA